A window of Desulfatibacillum aliphaticivorans DSM 15576 contains these coding sequences:
- a CDS encoding vWA domain-containing protein: MQSQKEQILRDVVTYALLIIAIVCLAGSAAVSLTSCSQKTVSEDAMTGYSGYTSKSTGPALSMSAAQHCPVPKSERSYALYNDGSEFSAEEYASIHEGGFKSPLYDPLSTFSIDVDTASYSNVRRFLTNGGMPPVDAVRIEEMINYFHYDYPQPKGEDPFSITMEMSQCPWNRDNMLVHVGLQGKRLNYKDVKPSNLVFLLDVSGSMGSRGKLPLVKESMEMLVRELGRNDRVSIVTYAGSAGLALPSTSARHRRTIIKALDRLEAGGSTAGGQGIELAYRVAWENLIPEGNNRVILCTDGDFNVGVSSTPELVRMIEEKRRAGIYLTICGFGMGNYKDEKMEAISNAGNGNFYYIDSRREAHKVFVQDMRANMFTLAKDVKIQVEFNPARVSQYRLVGYENRLLAAEDFNNDLKDAGEIGPGHSVTALYEIVPAGLGMGAQRVDPLKYQESEPVPELRNSNEILTIKFRYKNPEENRSRLITRVLDESSMEFGDTSDDFRFSAAVAGWGMLLRNSPYAERLTWGQIQSMAEESVGPDEMGYRAEFIKLVKTCRELNS; encoded by the coding sequence ATGCAAAGCCAAAAGGAACAGATTCTGCGAGACGTCGTCACTTACGCCCTGTTGATCATTGCCATCGTCTGCCTGGCCGGGTCGGCCGCGGTTTCGCTCACCAGTTGCTCTCAAAAGACTGTGAGCGAAGACGCCATGACCGGTTACAGCGGTTACACCTCAAAGTCCACGGGGCCTGCTCTTTCGATGTCGGCGGCCCAACACTGCCCCGTCCCCAAGTCAGAGCGGAGTTACGCCTTATACAACGATGGCTCTGAGTTCAGTGCGGAAGAGTACGCATCCATTCACGAAGGAGGGTTTAAATCTCCTCTTTATGATCCTTTGTCCACCTTTTCCATTGACGTGGATACGGCGTCCTACTCCAACGTGCGGCGCTTTTTGACAAACGGCGGCATGCCGCCCGTGGATGCGGTGCGCATTGAAGAAATGATCAACTATTTTCATTACGACTACCCCCAGCCCAAGGGCGAAGATCCCTTTTCCATCACCATGGAAATGTCCCAATGCCCGTGGAACAGGGACAACATGCTTGTGCATGTGGGGCTTCAAGGCAAGCGCCTGAATTACAAAGACGTCAAGCCCTCCAACCTGGTGTTCCTTTTGGATGTTTCAGGTTCCATGGGCAGCAGAGGCAAGCTGCCTTTGGTTAAAGAATCCATGGAAATGCTGGTGAGAGAGTTGGGCCGCAATGACCGTGTGTCCATTGTGACCTACGCCGGATCGGCGGGGCTGGCTCTTCCTTCCACATCTGCGCGGCATAGACGCACAATCATCAAGGCGCTTGACCGCCTGGAAGCCGGGGGCTCCACGGCCGGCGGCCAAGGCATTGAGCTGGCCTACAGGGTGGCCTGGGAAAATCTCATTCCCGAAGGCAATAACCGGGTGATTCTTTGCACGGACGGCGACTTCAACGTGGGCGTCTCCTCCACCCCGGAACTGGTGCGCATGATCGAAGAAAAGCGCAGGGCCGGAATTTATCTGACCATCTGCGGCTTCGGCATGGGCAATTACAAAGACGAAAAAATGGAAGCCATCTCCAACGCCGGCAACGGAAATTTCTATTATATCGACAGCCGCAGGGAAGCGCACAAAGTCTTTGTGCAGGACATGCGGGCCAACATGTTCACCCTGGCCAAAGACGTGAAGATCCAGGTGGAATTCAATCCGGCCAGGGTCAGTCAGTACCGTCTGGTGGGCTATGAAAACAGGCTGCTGGCGGCGGAGGATTTCAACAACGATCTGAAAGACGCCGGAGAAATCGGGCCGGGCCATTCCGTTACCGCATTATACGAAATCGTTCCCGCCGGGCTGGGCATGGGCGCCCAAAGGGTCGATCCCCTAAAATATCAGGAAAGCGAACCCGTCCCTGAGCTCCGGAACAGCAACGAAATCCTTACCATCAAATTTCGCTACAAGAATCCCGAGGAAAACCGCAGCAGGCTTATCACCCGGGTGCTGGACGAATCGTCCATGGAATTCGGCGATACATCCGATGACTTCCGGTTTTCCGCGGCCGTGGCAGGCTGGGGCATGCTGCTGAGAAACTCTCCCTACGCCGAGCGCCTGACCTGGGGCCAGATCCAAAGCATGGCCGAGGAGTCCGTGGGCCCCGACGAAATGGGATACCGCGCCGAATTCATCAAACTGGTGAAAACCTGCCGTGAACTGAATAGCTAG
- a CDS encoding response regulator transcription factor: protein MKEPRASILLVEDDPAISRGLLDVFVFNGFAAKGVEDGKQGLDEALSGQYDLVILDVMLPSMDGFSICRKLREVKPSQAIIMLTAKGSENDIVTGFSAGADDYVSKPFSLKELMVRVEAVLRRSGKNLGTAKVSIGGIIFDEAQLKAAYEDKTEELTRREMDIVLYLHRQEGRIVPKRELLLEVWHYNDPDVETRTVDIHVLKLRKKITELAGEDKPLIVTVRGEGYKLEIPMMI, encoded by the coding sequence ATGAAAGAACCAAGGGCGAGCATTCTACTGGTGGAAGACGACCCGGCTATTTCCCGGGGCCTGTTGGACGTATTTGTGTTCAACGGATTTGCAGCCAAGGGCGTGGAAGACGGCAAGCAGGGCCTGGACGAGGCCTTGTCCGGCCAGTACGACCTGGTGATTTTGGACGTCATGCTGCCGTCCATGGACGGATTTTCCATCTGCCGCAAGCTGCGGGAGGTCAAGCCCTCCCAGGCCATTATCATGTTGACGGCCAAAGGCTCGGAAAACGACATTGTAACCGGTTTCAGCGCAGGGGCCGACGACTACGTGAGCAAGCCTTTTTCCCTAAAAGAGCTGATGGTGCGTGTGGAGGCGGTCCTCAGGCGATCCGGCAAGAATTTGGGAACCGCCAAGGTGAGCATCGGCGGAATCATCTTTGACGAGGCTCAGCTTAAAGCGGCCTACGAAGACAAAACCGAGGAGCTGACCCGCCGGGAAATGGATATCGTCCTGTATTTGCATCGCCAGGAAGGACGGATTGTGCCCAAACGGGAGCTTTTGTTGGAGGTCTGGCACTATAACGATCCGGACGTGGAAACCCGCACCGTGGACATCCATGTATTGAAGCTGAGAAAAAAGATTACGGAACTGGCTGGAGAGGACAAGCCCCTAATCGTGACAGTGCGAGGGGAAGGATACAAGCTGGAAATACCAATGATGATTTGA
- a CDS encoding endonuclease domain-containing protein, whose translation MKPKAAQSMERAKALRSNMTEAEKKLWQRLRKRQVQGCKFRRQFSIGAYIVDFVCLEKRLIVELDGGQHKQQASYDSFRTAWLEANNFCILRFWNNQVMQNTDEVVQAIFNKLSQA comes from the coding sequence ATGAAACCAAAAGCTGCTCAAAGCATGGAAAGGGCGAAGGCGCTTCGATCCAACATGACTGAGGCGGAGAAGAAATTGTGGCAACGCCTGCGAAAACGTCAGGTGCAAGGCTGCAAGTTCCGCAGGCAGTTTTCCATCGGCGCATACATTGTGGATTTCGTGTGTTTGGAAAAGCGGCTTATTGTGGAACTGGACGGAGGTCAGCATAAACAGCAAGCCTCTTATGATTCCTTTAGAACAGCTTGGTTGGAGGCCAATAATTTTTGCATACTGCGATTCTGGAACAATCAGGTGATGCAAAATACCGACGAAGTCGTTCAGGCCATATTCAACAAGCTGTCCCAGGCGTGA
- a CDS encoding ADP-ribosylglycohydrolase family protein — protein sequence MIGAIAGDVIGSVYEAVNNKSLFFPLFSPYSRFTDDTVLTVAIAQAILKERPYLDCIREFGRKYPNAGFGGHFYDWLFAANPLPYNSWGNGSAMRVSPVGFAFDDMDKVLEEAKKSAEVSHNHPEGIKGAQAVACAVFLARKGAGKEDIRGEIAARFDYNMDRTVDEIRPNYAFDVSCQGSVPEAIIAFLDSENFEDAIRQAISLGGDSDTIGCMAGAIAQAYYKGVPGEIAGEVRSRLPEEFLNIIDEFNKVYGLS from the coding sequence ATGATCGGCGCTATCGCAGGGGATGTAATCGGGTCGGTGTACGAGGCGGTCAATAACAAGTCCCTGTTTTTTCCGCTGTTCAGCCCCTATTCCAGGTTCACGGACGACACCGTGCTGACCGTGGCCATTGCCCAGGCCATTCTGAAAGAAAGGCCTTACCTGGACTGCATCAGGGAGTTTGGACGCAAATATCCCAACGCCGGGTTCGGCGGCCATTTTTACGACTGGCTGTTTGCCGCCAATCCCCTGCCCTACAACAGTTGGGGCAATGGCTCGGCCATGCGGGTGAGCCCGGTGGGATTCGCCTTTGACGACATGGACAAGGTGCTGGAGGAGGCGAAAAAATCCGCCGAGGTTTCCCATAATCATCCAGAGGGGATCAAGGGCGCCCAGGCCGTGGCCTGCGCCGTATTTCTTGCTCGCAAAGGCGCGGGCAAGGAGGATATCCGGGGGGAAATCGCGGCGCGCTTCGATTACAACATGGACCGCACCGTGGATGAAATCCGCCCCAATTATGCGTTTGACGTATCGTGCCAGGGTTCGGTCCCGGAGGCGATCATCGCCTTTTTGGACTCCGAAAATTTTGAGGACGCCATTCGTCAGGCTATCTCCCTGGGCGGAGATAGCGACACCATCGGCTGCATGGCCGGGGCCATCGCCCAGGCTTATTACAAAGGAGTTCCCGGGGAAATCGCGGGAGAAGTCCGGTCTCGTCTTCCCGAGGAGTTTTTGAACATCATCGACGAATTTAACAAGGTGTACGGCCTTTCATGA
- a CDS encoding sensor histidine kinase has translation MNINRLRIIIVLFCLALAAPSAYFIRHARMGMEQEERGALQFFADTILDYMEEDLARLVEREEGRAVDDYAASANGGLTMDSVEGFIVGYLQNNPDGSFTTPYGDDPVLVRQLQSANGAFNKLRMERREVEDAEALTLITQVGDADKQPAPEPEAKPQISEEKALQEKQEIAQVKKSFVERYLDPLISRQSKEQLGQKGRRVEEISIEQASNMSNKEMPSRDVSAIQLKDEGSDSAVVYEDTALAVYKPETDDLKPAPSEESSWSKPKPKSSVSHTFSGPGASALAESMDPAPKNELGRQSFLREDRFGLPASREAAQKKLKLTMDAQDKGKLRVEVDPLQSMVLDHERILLFRRIVLDNRVYNQGMLIDTSAFLEYLNDVYFARQPMARYSTLTLSVMDRGVETNTVTTGKTLPSLVYRAERVFPRPFSFLVAAIECHDLPKSAGRRTLNIMQGVFWFVVLAGLFAIYRSAAAVMDYSRRRSQFVSSVTHELKTPLTNIRMYVEMLEMGIAKDTEREQEYLQVLGSESSRLSRLITNVLQFARLENRKSILELQEGDLSEVLAEVRQVMGERLRSEGFILEADKAAQRPFQYDREAMVQILVNLVENSVKFGKDARDKEVLITLKQEPGRTMVKVSDKGPGIPKKALKKVFKDFFRVDNSLTRTTRGTGIGLALVRRFTESMGGRVTAENNPGPGCTITLHLPS, from the coding sequence ATGAACATTAACCGGCTGCGGATCATAATCGTCCTGTTTTGCCTGGCTTTGGCGGCGCCCTCCGCCTATTTCATCCGCCACGCCCGCATGGGCATGGAGCAGGAGGAGCGCGGCGCTCTGCAATTTTTTGCGGACACCATCCTGGACTACATGGAAGAAGACCTGGCCAGGCTGGTGGAGCGCGAGGAAGGCCGGGCCGTGGATGATTACGCAGCGTCGGCGAACGGCGGCCTGACCATGGATTCCGTGGAAGGCTTTATTGTCGGCTACCTGCAAAACAACCCGGACGGCTCGTTTACCACGCCCTACGGGGACGACCCCGTGCTGGTCAGGCAGTTGCAATCGGCCAACGGCGCCTTTAACAAACTGCGCATGGAGCGCCGCGAGGTGGAAGACGCGGAGGCTCTCACCTTGATAACTCAGGTCGGGGACGCTGACAAACAGCCGGCGCCCGAGCCGGAGGCCAAGCCTCAAATCTCCGAGGAAAAGGCCCTCCAGGAAAAACAGGAGATCGCCCAGGTCAAGAAATCCTTTGTGGAACGGTATCTGGATCCCCTTATTTCCCGGCAGTCCAAGGAGCAGTTGGGGCAAAAAGGAAGGCGGGTGGAGGAAATCTCCATTGAGCAGGCCAGCAATATGTCCAATAAGGAAATGCCGTCCCGGGACGTCTCCGCCATCCAGTTGAAGGACGAAGGATCGGACTCGGCGGTCGTTTATGAGGATACCGCCCTGGCTGTGTACAAACCGGAAACGGATGATCTTAAGCCGGCGCCGTCCGAGGAAAGCTCATGGTCAAAACCCAAGCCTAAATCGTCCGTTTCCCATACTTTCAGCGGCCCAGGGGCCTCCGCCCTTGCCGAGTCCATGGATCCGGCTCCGAAGAACGAGTTGGGGCGTCAGTCATTTTTGCGGGAAGATCGTTTCGGCCTTCCCGCCAGCAGAGAAGCGGCGCAAAAAAAGCTGAAGCTGACCATGGACGCCCAGGATAAAGGCAAGCTGCGGGTGGAAGTGGATCCGCTGCAAAGCATGGTTCTGGACCACGAACGGATTTTGCTGTTCCGGCGCATTGTGCTGGACAATCGGGTGTACAACCAGGGCATGCTCATCGATACTTCGGCGTTCCTGGAGTACTTGAACGACGTCTACTTTGCACGCCAGCCCATGGCCCGGTATTCCACCCTTACTTTGTCGGTCATGGACCGGGGCGTGGAGACCAACACCGTCACCACCGGCAAAACCCTGCCCAGTTTGGTGTATCGGGCGGAACGGGTTTTTCCCAGGCCGTTTTCCTTTTTGGTGGCCGCCATCGAATGCCACGATCTGCCCAAATCCGCTGGACGAAGAACTCTGAACATCATGCAAGGGGTGTTCTGGTTTGTGGTTCTGGCAGGGCTTTTCGCCATATACCGCAGCGCGGCGGCGGTCATGGATTACTCCCGCAGGAGAAGCCAGTTCGTCAGTTCCGTCACCCACGAGTTGAAAACGCCTTTGACCAACATCCGCATGTACGTTGAAATGCTGGAAATGGGCATAGCCAAAGATACGGAACGCGAACAAGAGTATCTACAGGTCCTGGGATCGGAATCCTCCCGGCTGTCCCGGCTTATCACCAACGTGCTGCAATTCGCCCGGCTGGAAAACAGAAAATCCATCCTGGAATTGCAGGAAGGAGATTTGTCCGAGGTTCTGGCTGAAGTGAGGCAGGTCATGGGGGAAAGATTGCGGTCCGAAGGGTTTATTTTGGAAGCGGATAAGGCGGCCCAAAGGCCCTTCCAATACGACCGGGAGGCCATGGTCCAGATCCTGGTGAATCTGGTGGAAAACAGCGTGAAATTCGGCAAGGACGCCCGGGACAAGGAGGTTTTAATCACCCTGAAGCAGGAGCCCGGCCGCACCATGGTGAAGGTCTCGGACAAAGGTCCGGGCATTCCTAAAAAGGCCTTGAAAAAGGTGTTCAAGGATTTCTTCCGGGTGGACAATTCCCTCACCCGCACCACCCGGGGAACGGGCATCGGCCTGGCCTTGGTTCGGCGGTTCACCGAGTCCATGGGCGGCAGGGTCACGGCGGAAAACAACCCCGGTCCCGGCTGCACCATCACCCTGCATTTACCTTCTTAA
- a CDS encoding DUF4105 domain-containing protein, which yields MQNTKGEAPLVFRRGFSFFCCLIALLVLPGLCIAQSPTDLETIIDRALAEKLHQNPYWHVLLHYQKQGSGFKSRVDDPNFFLAPDGKKNPQAELLADLQAFFQPWDEDAEKPHAVCRFPARFAWIASQIGDSASAFPVRECPRFEKIYAAMAPDSAVLIFPSAHINSPASMFGHTLLAVEAKGQGRLLANAVNYSAVTGRTWGPIFAYKGLLGGYKGYFSMLPYYDKIQEYSDVSHRDMWEYPLNLTPEELRRMLLHLYELDNIYSDYFFIDENCAFNLLYLLDAARPGANLAGQCPYIAVPVDTIRLAEKGGFLDGPPAYRPSKMTRIEHLRNGLSGKEKKQALEIAQGEAPPESALYKIKTLEKQARVLDLAAETASYRYTRKVLSKEDYTQRYRSILAARSGLGRRESSPVPQPAAPDSGHLSSKVWAGGGANDGEAVCRLGWRPLFHGFDDNPKGYEKGAQIKVLNASVDYFPEKGRVDLHQVDLLDIFSLALRDAVFKSLSWRVETGFRQMIDPDGGQGAAYVFNMGGGISKDLGPLGLCYALAEADFAATPGWDMGYGAGPGLRTGLLADPAPWLRLRLEGKGTRYLLGDDHTALTGLMESVIATSQNTGFHAQALFQRSRDFSNTELNLSFQIYF from the coding sequence TTGCAAAATACCAAAGGGGAGGCCCCGCTTGTTTTCAGGCGGGGTTTCTCCTTTTTTTGCTGCCTGATCGCCCTGCTTGTCCTTCCCGGCCTTTGCATCGCGCAATCCCCCACGGACTTGGAAACAATAATCGATAGAGCCCTGGCCGAAAAGCTGCATCAGAATCCTTACTGGCATGTATTGCTCCATTATCAAAAACAAGGGTCCGGCTTTAAAAGCCGGGTGGACGACCCAAATTTTTTTCTGGCGCCGGACGGCAAGAAAAACCCGCAAGCCGAGCTTTTGGCCGACCTTCAGGCCTTTTTTCAACCCTGGGATGAAGACGCGGAAAAGCCCCACGCCGTGTGCCGTTTCCCCGCCCGGTTCGCCTGGATTGCATCGCAAATAGGCGATTCAGCAAGCGCCTTCCCCGTCCGGGAGTGCCCCCGCTTCGAAAAAATCTACGCAGCCATGGCGCCGGACTCGGCCGTGCTGATCTTCCCCTCCGCCCATATTAACAGCCCGGCCTCCATGTTCGGGCATACCCTGTTGGCCGTGGAAGCCAAAGGCCAGGGCAGGCTGCTGGCCAACGCCGTGAACTACAGCGCCGTCACCGGCCGCACCTGGGGGCCCATATTCGCCTATAAGGGTTTGTTAGGGGGGTACAAGGGCTATTTCTCCATGCTGCCCTATTACGACAAAATCCAGGAATACAGCGACGTGTCCCACCGGGACATGTGGGAGTATCCCTTGAACCTGACTCCGGAAGAACTCCGGCGCATGTTGCTTCACCTTTACGAGCTGGACAATATCTATTCGGATTACTTTTTCATCGACGAAAACTGCGCCTTCAACCTCCTTTACCTCCTGGACGCCGCCAGGCCCGGTGCAAACCTGGCCGGCCAATGCCCGTATATAGCGGTCCCGGTGGATACTATCCGGCTGGCGGAAAAAGGCGGATTCCTGGACGGGCCGCCGGCTTACCGGCCTTCCAAGATGACGCGCATCGAGCATCTTCGCAACGGATTGTCAGGAAAGGAGAAAAAGCAGGCCCTGGAAATCGCCCAGGGGGAGGCGCCGCCCGAATCGGCCCTATATAAGATAAAAACGCTGGAAAAGCAGGCCAGGGTTTTGGATTTAGCCGCGGAAACCGCATCTTATCGATACACCCGCAAAGTCCTGTCCAAGGAGGATTACACGCAGCGATACCGAAGCATTCTGGCGGCGAGAAGCGGACTTGGACGACGGGAATCCTCGCCCGTCCCCCAGCCGGCCGCGCCGGACTCCGGGCATCTTTCCTCCAAGGTTTGGGCCGGAGGAGGCGCCAACGACGGCGAGGCCGTTTGCCGGCTTGGATGGCGGCCCTTGTTCCACGGCTTTGACGACAATCCCAAAGGGTACGAAAAAGGCGCTCAAATCAAAGTCCTGAACGCTTCTGTGGACTACTTTCCGGAAAAAGGCCGGGTGGATCTTCATCAAGTGGATTTGCTGGACATATTCTCCCTGGCGCTTCGGGACGCCGTGTTCAAGTCCCTTTCCTGGCGCGTGGAAACGGGTTTTCGCCAAATGATCGACCCGGACGGAGGCCAGGGCGCCGCCTATGTGTTCAACATGGGCGGGGGAATATCCAAGGATCTCGGCCCCCTTGGCCTGTGCTATGCGCTGGCCGAGGCGGACTTTGCCGCAACCCCCGGATGGGACATGGGATACGGCGCCGGCCCCGGGCTGCGCACAGGGCTTCTGGCCGATCCCGCTCCATGGCTTCGCCTGCGGCTTGAAGGCAAGGGAACCCGTTACCTCCTGGGAGACGATCACACCGCCCTGACGGGATTGATGGAATCGGTCATTGCAACCTCCCAAAACACGGGCTTTCACGCCCAGGCCCTGTTTCAACGCTCCCGCGACTTTTCCAATACGGAGTTAAACCTTTCCTTTCAAATTTACTTTTAG
- a CDS encoding DUF3015 family protein, whose protein sequence is MKKGLLAAALCIFLAISPVAFADQNNYGCGLGSMVIDNNESLVSQTFAATLNGCFANQLFGMSSGTSNCDKPDSIVYNEKINIFVADNMDNLASDIAKGQGEYLDTLATLMEVPADQRPVLYSKLQNNFTAIYPSDQVTHTDVLRNIEAIL, encoded by the coding sequence ATGAAAAAAGGTCTATTGGCGGCTGCACTTTGTATTTTCCTGGCGATCAGTCCGGTTGCATTTGCTGATCAAAACAACTACGGCTGCGGCTTGGGCAGCATGGTGATCGACAACAACGAGTCCCTGGTCTCCCAGACTTTTGCAGCCACTCTGAACGGATGCTTCGCTAACCAGTTGTTCGGCATGAGTTCCGGCACATCCAACTGCGACAAGCCGGACAGCATTGTGTACAATGAAAAAATCAACATCTTCGTGGCCGACAACATGGACAACCTGGCCTCCGACATTGCCAAAGGGCAGGGCGAGTACCTGGACACCCTGGCGACACTCATGGAAGTTCCGGCCGATCAAAGGCCTGTGCTGTACTCCAAGCTCCAAAACAACTTTACCGCCATCTATCCTTCGGATCAGGTGACCCACACCGACGTACTCAGGAATATCGAAGCCATATTGTAG
- a CDS encoding OmpA family protein: protein MTRIRPVLFTCLAAVFIFAGCAGKSAEVFVPSDLNGSIRTGHLVQKADHFLVILDCSGSMAEMVDGEKKFVLAREAVRKMIAGIPEAEMNFEAGLRVFGLTMNPFVESTTALVDMEPLDKAAYDKALDKVTFATGKSNLALAIAQSSDDLDKTTGEISLIIVTDGKETDGEAARALEVVKNTYRDRLCVYTIQVGHDPAGEKLLERLSRKGQCGYSENLDNVNSPKAMACFIARSLLKKGPDQDEDGAPDRIDLCPNTPAGASVDDSGCWQLTGLEFKTNKADIAKKYYPIMDKAICVLKKYPDLKVLIGGHTDSRGPDKFNLELSQDRAQAVMDYMVKKGVAPERLSVRGFGAAKPIAANDSKEGRAQNRRVTLTPIAAE, encoded by the coding sequence ATGACAAGGATACGGCCTGTTCTATTCACTTGTTTGGCTGCTGTTTTCATATTCGCCGGGTGTGCAGGGAAGTCCGCGGAAGTCTTTGTCCCATCTGACTTGAACGGCTCCATCAGGACAGGCCATCTGGTCCAAAAAGCCGATCATTTTTTGGTTATCCTCGACTGCTCAGGGTCCATGGCCGAAATGGTTGACGGCGAAAAAAAATTCGTTCTGGCCCGGGAGGCGGTGCGCAAAATGATCGCCGGAATTCCTGAAGCGGAAATGAATTTCGAGGCCGGCCTCCGGGTGTTCGGCCTGACCATGAATCCCTTTGTGGAGAGCACTACGGCCTTAGTGGACATGGAGCCTTTGGACAAAGCGGCTTATGACAAGGCCCTGGATAAAGTGACCTTCGCCACGGGCAAAAGCAATCTGGCCCTGGCCATCGCCCAGTCCTCCGACGACCTGGACAAAACAACAGGGGAAATCTCCCTGATTATCGTGACGGACGGCAAGGAAACCGACGGGGAAGCCGCCCGGGCTTTGGAAGTCGTTAAAAACACCTACCGGGACCGTTTGTGCGTATACACCATTCAGGTGGGCCATGATCCGGCCGGAGAAAAACTATTGGAGCGCCTTTCCAGAAAGGGGCAGTGCGGATATTCGGAAAATCTGGATAACGTGAACTCCCCCAAAGCCATGGCCTGCTTTATCGCCAGGAGCTTGTTGAAAAAAGGGCCGGACCAGGATGAAGACGGAGCGCCCGACCGCATTGACCTGTGCCCGAACACCCCGGCCGGCGCTTCGGTGGATGACTCAGGATGCTGGCAGTTGACCGGCCTGGAATTTAAAACCAATAAGGCGGACATCGCCAAAAAGTACTATCCAATCATGGACAAGGCGATTTGCGTGCTGAAGAAATACCCTGATCTCAAGGTGCTGATCGGCGGACATACGGACAGCCGCGGGCCTGACAAGTTCAACCTGGAGTTGTCCCAGGATCGCGCCCAGGCGGTCATGGACTATATGGTGAAAAAGGGCGTCGCCCCTGAAAGGCTGTCCGTCCGGGGATTTGGCGCAGCCAAGCCCATTGCGGCCAACGACTCGAAAGAAGGCCGGGCGCAAAACAGGCGCGTCACCCTGACTCCTATTGCAGCAGAGTAA
- a CDS encoding response regulator has translation MAFGNSAHRILVIDDERQVREMLTQTLEREGYLVETAENGEVAMELLKKNPADLVIADMVMPKKEGIITITEIRRDFPELKIIAISGGGQQGRDGAASEYLSIAARCGALKTFKKPIPKNDLLTAIQELLKFP, from the coding sequence ATGGCATTTGGAAATTCCGCCCATAGAATCCTGGTGATTGACGATGAACGTCAGGTCAGGGAAATGCTCACGCAAACATTGGAACGTGAAGGCTATTTGGTGGAGACCGCCGAGAACGGCGAAGTCGCCATGGAGCTTTTGAAGAAAAACCCGGCCGACCTTGTCATCGCGGACATGGTCATGCCCAAGAAAGAGGGCATCATCACCATTACTGAAATTCGCCGGGATTTTCCGGAGCTTAAGATCATCGCCATTTCAGGGGGCGGCCAACAGGGACGCGACGGGGCGGCCTCGGAGTATTTGTCCATTGCCGCCCGTTGCGGCGCTTTAAAAACCTTTAAGAAGCCCATCCCGAAAAACGATCTGCTTACCGCCATCCAAGAGCTTCTTAAATTCCCCTGA
- a CDS encoding acetate--CoA ligase family protein gives MEIIEKALAAGRSTLSESESKQILNQYNIPITKEILATNAQELDQAVQEIGFPLVMKGCAADLAHKTESGLVKIDIRDAQEAREAFESMMAKMDSADKGVLVQEMVKGKRELVVGLTRDPQFGPCVMFGLGGIFTEVLEDIAFRVAPITKADALDMMSEIKGKKILEAIRGMEAADKDMLADILVAVGKLGEENQAVSEVDINPLILTGGKPVAVDALVVLAN, from the coding sequence ATGGAAATTATCGAAAAAGCCCTGGCCGCCGGGCGCAGCACCTTGTCCGAGTCTGAATCCAAGCAGATTTTAAACCAATATAATATACCAATAACAAAAGAGATATTGGCGACAAACGCGCAGGAGCTGGATCAGGCGGTCCAAGAGATCGGATTTCCCCTTGTCATGAAGGGATGCGCTGCGGATTTGGCCCATAAAACCGAGTCCGGACTGGTGAAGATAGACATTCGGGACGCACAGGAGGCTCGGGAGGCGTTTGAATCCATGATGGCCAAGATGGATTCGGCGGACAAAGGGGTGTTGGTGCAGGAAATGGTCAAGGGCAAACGGGAGTTGGTTGTGGGCCTGACCCGCGATCCCCAGTTCGGCCCATGCGTGATGTTCGGCCTGGGCGGCATTTTTACGGAAGTCCTGGAAGACATTGCTTTTCGGGTGGCGCCTATCACCAAGGCGGACGCCCTGGATATGATGTCCGAAATTAAGGGAAAGAAAATCCTGGAAGCAATCCGCGGCATGGAAGCTGCGGACAAAGATATGCTTGCCGACATCCTGGTGGCTGTGGGCAAGTTAGGGGAGGAGAATCAGGCGGTGTCGGAAGTGGACATCAATCCCCTGATTTTAACCGGCGGAAAACCCGTTGCTGTGGATGCGCTGGTGGTTTTAGCCAACTAA
- a CDS encoding response regulator: protein MARILVVDDDVNITSMLRRLFQRRGYDVDEAINGKQALQVMDQNLPDLVITDIIMPEMEGAELIMEIRKRAPGVKIIAISGGGRIQPADYLDLAEKLGAECSFAKPVKQSDMLAAVERLLETG from the coding sequence ATGGCGCGCATTTTGGTTGTGGATGACGATGTCAACATCACATCCATGTTGAGGAGGCTTTTCCAAAGAAGAGGGTATGACGTAGACGAGGCCATAAACGGCAAACAAGCCTTGCAGGTAATGGATCAGAACCTGCCGGACCTGGTCATTACGGATATTATCATGCCTGAAATGGAAGGCGCGGAATTGATTATGGAAATCCGCAAAAGGGCTCCGGGCGTGAAGATTATCGCCATTTCCGGAGGCGGACGGATTCAACCCGCGGACTACCTGGATCTGGCGGAAAAGCTGGGGGCGGAGTGTTCTTTCGCCAAACCGGTCAAGCAAAGCGATATGCTCGCCGCTGTGGAGCGCCTGCTGGAGACTGGTTGA